From a region of the Paenibacillus segetis genome:
- a CDS encoding spore germination protein, with the protein MRMRTKHSGKDQQGEKDNVKERNRDKALQKKVENEKSDSVEESIIYWQHSDEISDSLDTTKDTLKQVVALGDSFDVEFREMTFGGRRTALFYFSGFAKEQTMQEVLKRLTYLEPDSLSSEAIHKLFNLYIPHIQVSIHQKLSEVINKVLTGMSALFVDGEHTGIVMDTRSFPSRSPEEPSLERVVRGSRDGFTETMLSNVALVRRRIRDPGVIFEAMTVGRRTRTDVVLSYIDDIVDKELVEDVRKKIEEVNIDGIPLADKQLEEAILHKGWNPYPLVRYSERPDVVASHIMEGRVVIFVDTSPSVIILPTTFFDLCQHAEENRQTASMGTYLRWVRFLGIFASLFLLPIWLLLVVHPELKPAALSFIGPQEQGNIPLIAQFIIVEFGVDLLRMAAVHTPTPLASAMGLIAAIMIGDIAVKTGLFVNEVVLYMAVAAIGMFATPSYELGLANRIVRLVLLIAVAIFGAPGFIVGVTVFIVFLTLRRSYNSSYMWPFIPFNAKAMAAVLVRVPVLTSKLRPSLNKTRDNTRMPQDE; encoded by the coding sequence ATGAGAATGAGGACTAAGCACTCGGGAAAGGATCAGCAGGGAGAAAAAGATAACGTAAAGGAAAGGAACAGGGACAAAGCGTTACAAAAAAAGGTTGAGAATGAGAAATCTGACTCGGTGGAAGAGTCTATCATATATTGGCAACATAGTGATGAAATTAGCGATTCACTGGATACAACAAAGGATACGCTTAAGCAGGTTGTTGCACTTGGTGATAGTTTTGACGTTGAGTTTCGTGAAATGACATTTGGGGGTAGGAGAACTGCTCTTTTCTATTTCAGCGGCTTCGCAAAGGAACAAACCATGCAGGAAGTTCTAAAACGTCTTACCTATTTAGAACCGGATAGCTTATCAAGCGAAGCGATTCATAAGCTTTTTAACTTGTATATTCCTCATATTCAAGTTTCAATACATCAAAAGCTGAGTGAAGTTATTAATAAAGTTTTAACGGGAATGAGTGCTCTGTTCGTAGATGGGGAACATACGGGGATTGTGATGGATACTCGTTCTTTTCCTTCACGTTCACCAGAAGAGCCCTCACTGGAGAGAGTTGTTCGGGGTTCCAGGGATGGATTTACGGAGACCATGTTATCGAACGTTGCACTTGTAAGACGTCGCATTCGTGATCCGGGTGTAATATTTGAAGCCATGACTGTTGGGCGTCGTACGAGAACGGATGTTGTACTGTCTTATATTGATGACATCGTTGATAAAGAGCTAGTTGAAGACGTACGAAAGAAAATAGAGGAAGTAAACATTGATGGTATCCCACTCGCGGACAAGCAGTTGGAGGAGGCAATACTTCATAAAGGATGGAATCCTTATCCGCTTGTACGTTACTCTGAGCGCCCTGATGTAGTAGCTTCTCATATAATGGAAGGGCGGGTTGTTATTTTTGTAGACACTTCACCAAGTGTCATTATTCTCCCGACAACCTTCTTTGATCTATGTCAACATGCCGAAGAAAATCGGCAAACTGCTTCTATGGGAACATATTTGCGCTGGGTTCGATTCCTTGGCATTTTTGCTTCTCTATTTCTTCTACCGATCTGGCTGCTGTTGGTTGTTCATCCTGAGCTGAAACCAGCTGCCCTATCCTTTATTGGTCCCCAGGAGCAGGGGAATATCCCATTAATTGCGCAATTTATTATTGTGGAGTTTGGCGTCGATCTGCTTAGAATGGCAGCGGTGCATACACCTACTCCGTTAGCATCTGCAATGGGTCTAATTGCTGCTATCATGATTGGTGATATTGCAGTAAAGACAGGGCTATTCGTTAATGAGGTTGTTTTGTACATGGCTGTAGCGGCAATTGGTATGTTTGCTACCCCTAGCTATGAGCTAGGCTTGGCTAATCGTATCGTAAGGCTGGTTCTACTCATAGCGGTCGCAATATTTGGTGCGCCTGGGTTTATTGTCGGTGTAACCGTGTTTATTGTGTTCCTTACGCTGCGTCGTTCCTATAATTCTTCTTACATGTGGCCGTTTATTCCATTTAATGCAAAGGCGATGGCAGCTGTCTTGGTACGTGTACCGGTCTTGACATCCAAGCTTAGACCATCCTTAAACAAGACAAGAGACAATACAAGAATGCCTCAAGATGAGTAG
- a CDS encoding stage V sporulation protein AB: MTPVVSAIVLTFLGVAGGVAVGGGVIALFIVLDVIPRLAQVTRTYNKVHWYEGAMVSGSFIGTVADFWNWHVSGPWIGSGFVGLLNGIFVGMLAAALTEVLNVLPILAKRLHMQRYLFGLLLAMVCGKVAGSLFEWFIYRS, from the coding sequence TTGACTCCCGTAGTGTCGGCCATTGTTCTTACTTTTCTTGGTGTAGCAGGTGGGGTTGCCGTAGGTGGTGGTGTGATTGCACTGTTCATTGTTCTAGACGTGATTCCAAGGCTTGCTCAGGTTACTAGGACATACAACAAAGTCCACTGGTATGAGGGGGCTATGGTCAGTGGTTCGTTTATTGGAACAGTAGCAGACTTTTGGAATTGGCATGTTAGCGGGCCATGGATTGGAAGTGGATTTGTTGGTTTGCTGAACGGGATTTTTGTTGGAATGCTCGCTGCAGCTCTTACAGAAGTGCTTAATGTATTACCGATTTTGGCCAAAAGATTGCATATGCAGCGATATCTGTTCGGTCTGCTGCTCGCCATGGTATGCGGTAAAGTAGCGGGTTCTTTATTCGAATGGTTTATCTACAGGTCATAA
- a CDS encoding stage V sporulation protein AA, whose product MGINPASIIYLRLRKQVGIPQGSSIRLRDVARVLADPDQEEDLLDLVLVRPESRDGNLIVIDMLHVIRVIKDRFPAYQIEFVGEPHVLVELVSKEKKPSLILFVVVWLLLFFGAALTIMNFHADVSMPEVQIRIVEMITGTRDEHPYLFQGAYSIGLGLGMIVFFNHLFKKKWNEEPTPLEVEMFLYQENLNHYVIAEEYKKMANNPSQEKAP is encoded by the coding sequence ATGGGGATAAATCCCGCCTCTATTATATATTTGCGGCTTCGTAAACAGGTGGGGATACCGCAAGGATCATCTATTAGGCTGCGGGACGTGGCCCGTGTATTGGCTGATCCGGATCAAGAGGAGGATTTGCTGGATCTGGTACTTGTCAGACCAGAATCTCGTGACGGGAACTTAATTGTTATTGATATGCTGCATGTGATCCGAGTTATCAAAGATCGATTTCCAGCGTATCAAATCGAATTCGTTGGTGAACCACATGTACTGGTAGAGCTGGTTAGTAAAGAGAAGAAACCTTCGCTGATCCTATTCGTCGTTGTTTGGTTATTGTTATTTTTTGGTGCAGCTCTGACGATTATGAATTTCCATGCGGATGTTAGTATGCCAGAGGTCCAAATACGCATTGTTGAAATGATCACAGGGACAAGAGATGAGCATCCTTATTTGTTCCAAGGCGCATATTCCATTGGTCTGGGACTTGGGATGATTGTCTTTTTTAATCATTTGTTCAAGAAGAAATGGAACGAGGAGCCGACCCCGCTAGAAGTTGAAATGTTTCTATACCAAGAGAACTTAAACCATTACGTAATCGCGGAAGAGTATAAAAAAATGGCGAATAATCCATCTCAGGAGAAAGCTCCTTGA
- the sigF gene encoding RNA polymerase sporulation sigma factor SigF yields the protein MDTDVKQTSREFLNDTEVKRLIALSQSGDNGARDRLVNCNIRLVWSVVQRFMNRGYEPDDLFQIGCIGLLKSVDKFDLSYDVKFSTYAVPMIIGEIQRFLRDDGTLKVSRSLKEMANKVRKMKDELSKQLNRLPTVKEVATALGVTPEDVVFAQEANKPPASIHETVFENDGDPITLMDQIADESQERWFDKLALHEAIDGLNERERLIVYLRYYRDQTQSEVATRLGISQVQVSRLEKKILQCIRDQIAQ from the coding sequence ATGGATACCGATGTGAAGCAAACCTCGAGAGAGTTTCTAAATGACACGGAAGTGAAACGATTGATCGCCCTGAGCCAGTCGGGGGATAATGGTGCAAGAGATCGATTAGTTAATTGCAACATCCGGCTTGTCTGGTCTGTCGTACAACGGTTTATGAATCGGGGTTATGAGCCTGATGATTTGTTTCAAATCGGTTGTATCGGTCTATTAAAGTCGGTTGATAAATTCGATCTTAGTTATGATGTGAAATTCTCAACTTATGCCGTACCTATGATTATCGGAGAGATCCAACGATTCTTACGTGATGATGGAACACTCAAAGTCAGCAGGTCGCTGAAAGAGATGGCCAATAAGGTTCGTAAGATGAAGGATGAGCTATCGAAGCAATTAAACCGACTTCCGACAGTGAAAGAGGTCGCCACTGCGCTTGGCGTTACCCCAGAAGATGTGGTGTTTGCCCAAGAGGCGAACAAGCCCCCCGCTTCGATTCACGAGACGGTTTTTGAGAATGATGGTGATCCCATCACGCTCATGGATCAGATTGCTGATGAATCACAGGAACGATGGTTTGATAAGCTGGCACTGCATGAAGCAATAGACGGTCTCAATGAACGGGAGAGACTTATCGTGTATCTGCGATATTATCGCGACCAGACGCAGTCTGAAGTTGCTACTCGTCTTGGTATATCTCAGGTGCAGGTATCCCGGCTTGAGAAAAAAATATTGCAATGTATTCGTGATCAGATTGCGCAGTAA
- the spoIIAB gene encoding anti-sigma F factor — protein MSHTEENFMSLQFAAKSENESFARVTVAAFVSQLDPTMDEITDLKTVVSEAVTNSIIHGYDGNSEGIVNISVRIEDDTVTLIIEDKGRGIEDLELAKQPLYTSKPELERSGMGFTIMENFMDEFDVISEVGGGTSIRMKKRIVSKKALYN, from the coding sequence ATGAGTCATACTGAAGAGAATTTTATGTCACTGCAATTTGCCGCTAAGTCGGAGAATGAATCGTTTGCTCGTGTGACGGTAGCAGCTTTCGTATCTCAACTCGATCCTACAATGGATGAAATTACTGATTTAAAGACGGTAGTCTCTGAGGCGGTTACGAATTCCATAATTCATGGTTATGATGGGAATTCTGAGGGGATTGTGAATATCTCTGTCAGAATCGAAGACGACACAGTTACATTGATCATTGAAGACAAGGGCCGTGGTATTGAGGATTTAGAGTTGGCGAAACAGCCACTTTATACGTCAAAACCTGAGTTGGAACGTTCGGGTATGGGCTTCACAATTATGGAGAACTTCATGGATGAATTCGATGTGATCAGCGAGGTTGGAGGGGGTACCTCTATTCGCATGAAGAAACGGATTGTATCCAAGAAAGCTTTATACAATTAG
- the spoIIAA gene encoding anti-sigma F factor antagonist, whose amino-acid sequence MNLHAEMVRNRDTLIVRLSGELDHHTADDVRMRIDEELGRGGCRHLVLSLKSLQFMDSSGLGVILGRYKLIKQRGGRMVLCDVNPSVYRLFDMSGLFKIMSIYEDEDMALSELEVVL is encoded by the coding sequence GTGAATTTGCATGCGGAGATGGTAAGAAACCGCGATACGTTAATTGTGCGTTTAAGTGGAGAGTTGGATCATCATACGGCTGATGATGTTCGTATGCGTATCGATGAGGAACTTGGACGCGGTGGCTGCCGTCATCTTGTATTAAGCCTAAAGTCACTTCAGTTTATGGATAGTTCCGGGCTCGGGGTCATTTTGGGGAGATACAAGTTGATCAAGCAGAGAGGCGGCAGAATGGTATTATGCGACGTCAATCCATCGGTATATCGGTTGTTTGATATGTCAGGCTTGTTCAAGATCATGTCCATTTACGAGGACGAAGATATGGCTCTCTCTGAGTTGGAGGTGGTCCTATGA
- a CDS encoding D-alanyl-D-alanine carboxypeptidase family protein translates to MKKMMLTWIVTLMLTVLISPTFSYAAQAGLHEDDGDVALADNARSAILIDADTGTVIYEKQSHEKLPPASITKIMTMLLTMEAIDKGTLKLTDKVRASEYASSMGGSQIFLEPGEEMTVDEMLKGVAMASGNDASVALAERIGGSEKAFVKLMNQRAEQLGLKDTHFENCNGLPVANHYSSAHDIAVMSRELLKYPIITKYTGSYQDYLRKDSAKPFWLVNTNKLVRFYSGADGLKTGYTAEAKFCLSATASRDGLRLIAVVLGEPNTKTRNSEVSAMFDYAFSQYALQPIYKAGEVIGKVKVQKGESSQIELTANRALSVLVKKGSAQGSITQKVVVPEKVNAPVKEGQNIGKLIVYQDGKVLNEFELNAPSAIDKAGWWTMFKRTASHLFFVDS, encoded by the coding sequence ATGAAAAAAATGATGTTGACGTGGATCGTCACGTTGATGTTGACAGTCTTAATCAGTCCTACGTTCAGCTACGCAGCTCAGGCGGGGCTTCATGAAGATGACGGTGATGTCGCACTTGCGGATAACGCCCGTTCTGCTATTTTGATTGATGCGGATACTGGGACTGTGATTTACGAGAAACAGAGTCATGAGAAGTTACCACCAGCTAGTATTACAAAGATTATGACGATGCTACTAACGATGGAAGCGATCGATAAGGGCACATTGAAATTGACAGATAAGGTTAGGGCCAGTGAGTATGCCTCTTCAATGGGCGGATCACAAATTTTCCTTGAGCCTGGGGAAGAAATGACCGTTGATGAGATGCTTAAAGGGGTAGCAATGGCTTCTGGAAATGATGCATCTGTCGCATTAGCGGAGCGAATTGGTGGATCAGAGAAGGCTTTTGTGAAACTAATGAACCAAAGAGCGGAGCAACTGGGGTTAAAGGATACGCACTTCGAGAATTGCAACGGCTTACCTGTAGCCAATCATTACAGTTCTGCACACGATATTGCTGTTATGAGCCGAGAATTACTTAAATATCCTATCATTACTAAATATACTGGGTCCTATCAGGATTATTTACGTAAAGATTCTGCTAAACCATTCTGGTTGGTGAATACAAATAAACTAGTCCGTTTCTATAGCGGTGCAGACGGTCTTAAGACAGGATATACAGCGGAAGCAAAATTCTGTCTATCAGCTACCGCTTCGCGTGATGGGTTAAGACTCATTGCGGTGGTACTTGGTGAACCGAACACCAAGACCCGAAATAGTGAAGTGTCGGCGATGTTTGATTATGCTTTCTCCCAATATGCCCTGCAGCCAATCTATAAAGCTGGTGAAGTGATTGGTAAGGTGAAGGTTCAGAAGGGAGAATCATCCCAGATCGAATTGACCGCAAACCGTGCATTAAGTGTCCTTGTCAAAAAAGGAAGTGCACAAGGTAGTATAACTCAAAAGGTAGTTGTGCCTGAAAAGGTTAATGCGCCGGTAAAAGAAGGTCAAAACATAGGCAAGCTGATTGTTTATCAAGACGGTAAGGTATTAAATGAGTTTGAGCTTAATGCCCCTTCAGCCATTGATAAAGCAGGTTGGTGGACGATGTTTAAAAGAACGGCTTCACATTTATTTTTTGTAGATTCGTAG